Genomic DNA from Fusarium oxysporum Fo47 chromosome IX, complete sequence:
ATTGTGCTAGCAAGCGCCTTGTATTTCTCAGGGTCGGCCTTTATCCTCTGAAGCACGTTTGATAACCTCTCAACACCTTCTACCAAGTCCTTCTCGGGGACATATGCGAATGTCAGCCGTACGGCGTTGTCCAAATAAACAGAAGCCTCATCGCCAGGCACTTGAAACATAGTCCCATTTCCCACAACTAAATTCTCCTCGGTCATCGTGACTTCTGAAACAAGCTTGGCTGAGATACCCTCTTCCAATGTGAGCCACACAAAGTAACCGCCATAAACACTGCCGTTGACAAGACCAGCGTCTCGGATGCCAACATTAAGAGGCTCGAGATGCTTATGTATAGCTTGCATCATGATCCGGTGTcgatgttgaagttgaggccTGAGAGTAGTCGCAAGTCGCTCCTGAAGAGCCCCTGACTGAACCAAATCGGCCATGATAGATGCAGAAAACTGACTCGGCGAACCACCAGACTTTGTTGCACCCGTCTGTGCCAATCCAAATGCAAAAGCAGGAGATCCTTCGAGCCAACCAGTTCTCATTCCCGGGCCAGTGAGTTTACTGAACGATCCATTACTGACAGCGTGCCCAAAACCATGGGGATCGTTGTTCGCACGACCCATGGCCAAGTCAATGTCACACAGGCGCGGGAGTAGCATTTCTGGATGCTCGTTGGCGCTCAAACTGCTTGAAACTTTGCTGGGATCGCTGTCGATGCGCCATTGGAGAAAATCATAAACGTCGTCGCAGATGATGAGGGCATCATACTTGCGCGCAAGTCGAACAAGGGCTTCTCGGCGGCGAAGAGACATTGTCTTGCCGGAGGGATTCGAACAAGTGGGAACCGCGTAGATGACATGTCGATAATGCTTACGGTACTTTCCAGCATCACTCACAGGAGCCTAATCGGCGTCAGTTCAAGGACTAGTCACAGTATTCGCGAGTGTCATACCTTGGCTTCTGGGGTGTGCTTCTCAAACTCAGCTAGCTTAGTCTCCAACGCTTCGATATCAACaccctcctcatcttctggcGTTGCCCTCAGCCGGCCCTCAAAGCCATTGTCGCGGAAAATCTGGAAGACAAGGTGATAAGAGGGTGAAATGCACCAAACAGCCTGAGTTACATTGGGATCTGTGAAGCTCTGGAGGATGCAAGCGACATTCTGACTTGCACCGCCAGAGATGCAGATACGATTCGGATCTCGTTCAACACGATAGTGCTCCGACAGCCAAGTCGCCAATGCCTCGCGCAGCGGCTGATATCCGGAATCTGGACCGTACTGTAGCGCGGGGACATATATAGCTGGGTCTGAGAGATTGCGCTGAGCAGCAGCTGAGAGGAGGTCAATAGGCAGAAGACCTGGGTTTGGCCAGCCGCGAATCAGATTAATCTGATGCTTCCCTGACTGAGGATTTGAGGGGACTTCAGAAGCGTGGGTTGGTTTTGTCGTCATattggctgtgttgatgTGTGATGGTGATGACAGTGATGATGGTATTGAGGGGCAATACCTATTATGGTGACATAGAGGGGAAGCTGCAGCGTTATGAGACAGCACAGAAAAATTACGACTCAACGCCCTGTGATATTGGTGTTGCACTCCTTTATATATCGCACAATTTCTATACACGCAAACGTCAACAGCAAGCCCAATCGAGCGATGTCGGACCGGTTGGAGGATATTCATGGAGACGAAGACGATTGTCAATGGTTCAGACGGCTAACTTGCCTAGAATGGCGAGGGGTAGAGACGGATAACTGTGGACCTTTCTCTTACAGTACTCGCAGCCAGTCCATTAGCTCAAAATCCGGGGTAACGAGATCCGATATCAGTGGCTAAGCTTGCACTTGATTATCATTTGCATTGTCTATTCTTGAGTGGAAGGTCACGACAATTGTCTGTGCTCAAGCCAGTACAGGAACTATAACGCATTTATTATTGAACTATTTTTTGTCACAAACACCATATGCTTTAGCAGTCTCGTTCATCATATCTCATACGGTGCAGCGCCCTCGCCAAAGATTAGGTGTGGTTTCCTCTTAGCCAAGTCCAAGATCGTTGATGCAAATACACCATTTGCCCAGGCAAACCAACTTCTTGTGTATTGAGTGATGTGCTGAACATCAATACTCTCGTGAACCAAGCCCAGCCTGGCGGAGTCGAGCACAAGTTCAATGCATTCTTTGATCTCTTTGTCGTTGTCAGAGGTTCGAGCCTGAATGAGAAGACTCATCGGCCACGCGTTTCTTAACCCGATATGTGGTCCTATGAACTATCAGTGGCCGCAATAATCGGGTATGTATTAGACATCTTACCTCCAATACCCTTGAATGCATTTCCTTCAAGATAGTAAGGATTTCCACTCTTTTCCAACAACATCTTCCTTGTGTTCTGGTAAATTGGATCGTTGACCTCACAGAATCCCATTAGTGGAAGCGCCAGTAATGAAGGATAATTGGCGTCGTCCATTAGGATCGAGGAGCCATATCCATCTACTTCATATGCAAACACATCTCCATATTTCTTGTGCTTGACCACGCCATGCTCCATGATGCCTTCGCGGAGCTTTGTGCTCCAAGTCTCTAATTTCTGAGCTAGTGTTGTTTTACCCACCATCGTAAGAATCTTGGATGCTCGCTTCAGTTCGACAGACATTTGCGCATTGGCGGGGATGAAGAAACCGAGAATTGTTGCATCGTCGCTGGGTCGGAAGGCTGATCGAACCAGGCCCGTTCCCCAGTTTAGAGGATTACCAACACCCTTCAAGTTGAGTGTTTCAGTTCCAATATCGGTGCGCCGCGAGAATGTGTACTCGTTGCGCTGAAACTCGCCAGTCTTGGGGTCGAAGGTCGACTTGGATTGCTCAGTCAGCACGTTCAGTAAAGTTTCAACAGCGCGGTACCATCTCTTGGTTAAAAAGTCAGTCGAGCCGGTGTGATCGTGAAAGTCGTTGCCAAGAGCGAGGAAATGTGCTAGAGAATCTAGCTCATACTTGCATTCGAATACTGCTTGTGGCTCATATGCTGGGTGTACGTTGTCTTCTTGTCCATTAGACGAGAGAGGTAAGTCGCTGATAGGCGGAGGTTGAAAGGCATTGCAGTATGGGGACTCGATCACATATTCGGCCTGGGTGTTGATGGCACCGAGCAATAATGTGTGAATGGCGGGATCCTTCTTCGCAAGCGGCTGGTAAGGGCGCAATTGGTTTGTTGAGTCGCGTAGCCATTCCGCGATAATGTCACCCGTTATGATGAAGGATTGCGGTCCCTGCCAAGCTCCCTCATCATGGAACCCTCCAAAGCTTCCCATGCGGAAGAAGCCTgtatcttcttttcctttggTATGGAACTTGACGGTTGTATCGGTCGTCGAAGGGAATGCGTTCTCGAAGAGTCGTGCTAGATCGGGGTCTTTCATACGCGACGTCACATCTTCAATGACCTTTTCGATGGCGTCTGATTGAAATGTCCGGCATTTCGTGGTTGGTCTTTGGTAGGGGAGTTCTCGAGGGCCAGTACTGAAAGGTCGGCTGTGCAAAAGTAATGTCAGAAGGGCCCGGTATGCTGCGCAATGAAAGTAACATACTGAGGATATGCTGCATATCGTGTATAGTCGGGACATATACGATGGTAGTCGCCAAGAGGTCTCTGTTCGTCATCTGGACTGGCGCTGGCGAGGGTCGCGCTCAAGCCAAGCAAGCTTGATGCCAGTAGGCGAAGTGACATGATGGGAGGCTAGAAGTTATGCTGTTGACTTAGGAATGGTGATATTAGGATGGCAACATAGCAATTTCTTGCAGCTTGGGTCGGTGTCAATTGGACGTCAAAGGACAAAGTCAACATGAGAATGGAAGTTGTCAGAGTTGTGTTACAGCTGTCGCATTATTATCCCTCCGATTATGTAGGGCGAGACAAGCTCGGCCAGAGCTCCAACGTGGGGCTGGTCAAGGTTGGGGTAATCATCAGCCAAACCATAGCGTCCATCATGGCTTATGCAGCCAATAGATGTGATTTTGATGGAACAGGGGTATCATTTAAAGCTATCTATACGTACATCGCTTGCTATTTCTACTTCATGTCTATAATTACCAACCCCATGTTCGGCTTGAAGCTGTGAACACTGGAGGCTTCCATTGAATCTTGGTTGGATCCACTGTTCGTTTCCTCTTCAACTTAGTCTTCTCCCGTTGCTGGATCAACTTCTCCGGAATCACAATCTTGTGGTCGCTCTTGTGGTACACCTGCATTCTGAGAGCTTGCAAAGTGTGCTCCACGTCCTGTGTTGTCATAGCCAGCGCTGCTGATATTGCCTCGATCGTGACCTTCTCCTCACGCTCGTTGTACCCCATAAGCAGCTCCAGAATGTTCTCTGACCAATACTGTCGGTAACTCAGCAGACCCAAATCCGACAATGGCTTTTCTGGAGAGCCAAGCTTTCCTTCAATGCGAGAAAGCTCATACGAGAACTGAATCAGTAGCCGACCATAGCCTTTGCGTTGATATTGCGGCATGGTTAGAATACAGGCAACGTTGTATCCGTCCGCACTCTCTTTTTCCTTAGAGAAATACCCCACCAAGTGACATCCCTTTTCGGTTCGCGTAGTCATGACATAGAACAAGAAGGGATCCACGTCATAGTACAGTGTCTTGTGGTCAAGAAACATCTTGGACAGCAAGCAGAGGTTGCGGCACCACGTTCGTTGTCGTCGGCCATCGATTTCAAAGAATGATATATCCTCGTTCCGGTAAAGCTCGTTTCCAGGTGGATGTTGTAGTGTGCACTTTCGTCGATGTCGCGTAAAGGCCTTCTCATCTCCATAATAACTCAAACAGAATTCGCAAATGAAAATCACATCCTCCTGACTGAATATTTCAGGATACGGTGAAAAGTACCAGGGGTAAAGGTCGAAACGCCCAAATTGTACCTTGGAGATATTTCGAATCCGAGATACTTCGGTCGGGTTCTGTGTCATCGAGCCGGATGTGCGGagcttctcgatctcgaCTTCACGGCTGAATTCTGCCGGTTCCCTTTTGActtcagcttccttctcatctaCATCCATGTCGTCGCCTGCAGCAGGCGTTGCGCCATCAACACTGGCGCGCGCTTGGCTTTCCCCATCGGGTCCGATCGAGGCAGACTTCTGACGATTTTGGGATTCTACAAAGTCGAGAGGGACGTCAGTTGTGAGTTCGAGTAAGAGATACTGAAATACCTACCAGTCCATGGGTGTGGGGTATTTGCCTCTGAAGCAACTGATTGCTCCCGCTTCCCAGGCCTCTTTTGTGACTTCTTAGAAGGTTGCGTCTTCTTGGATTGCGCAGCGGGCGCTTTCTTCGTTTTGGGGTCTTTGGGCTTGTCCTTTTCGGGGTTTGGCCATTCGACCTCTCGAGTAAAGTCCAGCCTAATCACAGGAACCCATTCATCTAATCGTTTATTGAAGTTGTCGAAGTTGCAATAAAATTGTTTGCCGCTTTTTGTCGtcttgatgctgaggatCTCGGCGCGTCGTGGTTGACCTTCCTTTTCGACCCAAGCAATACAGCCTGTTGTTATTGTCTCTGGGGTCGCAAGGCTCTTTAGTCGCGGCTCACCTGAGCCCACGGTGGGCTCGCCGCTAGGTGTGCcgccagccatgatggaaatAGAATGGTTGGATGATATTTGATGATCGTCGCGTTGATGGACTTGTGTCGCAAGATAGAAAACGGAAGGAAATAATATGGGAGGGGCACGGCAGAAAATGAGTTGGAGTTCTTATCAGCAAGGCGGTGAGAAGGATAGCTGCTTATCTATTCTTCGTTAGATGCATAAACTCCGTTAGACTCATCACTCAGAAAGCCGTCTGTTACATCTGGTTCTCTTTTTGTGACTTGTACTAACATTTCAATTTTTCTACTAGAAATTTATGTCGGGTGTTATATTCTTTTGACAAGATGGAAACGCTTTCTTCCAACTGGAAAAAGCTCCAGGCAAAACTCAAGGAAGAGTCTGCGTCAAAACCATCTCTCAAGCGCAAATCAGAGACCTTAACAACGAATCCACCACCTAAAAAGTCTAAGGTGCAAAAGTCCCTCCCAAAACCGCCAAGAAGATCAGCAAAAGCAGCTCAAACAACAACCAAAAAGCCAATGGGCGGTGTTCACAGTTCGAAAATCGAGGAGTCAGTACCTGGGACCTCGACATCCCTTGCACTATGGGCGGAAGACAATGATGTGTCTGCAGAAGCCCTAGCAGAGGCATACAGTCTGGGTGCGAAGGACAATTCGATGATGCTTGCCTCCGCAAAGGACAAAATCAACCATGGACTCACAGAAGGGATCGAGGTCGGAAAGTACATCGCTATCGATTGCGAGATGGTTGGCGTGGGGCCAGGCGGTCATGAATCAGCTCTCGCTCGTGTAAGCATTGTTGATTTTCATGGTGTGCAGATTTACGACTCTTATGTGAAACCTAAGGAGAAGGTCACAAACTGGAGGACAGCGGTCAGTGGTATTGACcaaaagaagatgagatttGCTAGGGAATTCGAGGAAGTTCAGGCAGACGTCGACAAGCTTCTCCAGGGTCGAATATTGATTGGACATGATCTCAAGCATGATCTAGAAGCTCTCATTCTCAGCCATCCTGGAAAAGACATCCGCGACACCGCCAAATTCCCAGGTTTCAAGAAGTATGGCAATGGAAGAAAGCCAGCCCTGCGGGTCCTGGCTCAGAAGATCCTGGGCGTCGAGATACAAGGAGGCGCACATTCTAGTATTGAGGATGCGCGAGCGACTATGTTACTGTTCCGCAAGCACAAGCAGGCGTTTGACGTTGATCACGCAAGTCGATATGCGCCGAAACCAGCATCAGGTGGCCAGAAAGGCACCAAatcgaaaaagaaaagaaagtgAAGGGGTGATATAAACAAGTACATCCTCATAAAGTTTTGTTGAGATACCCATATAGCAAGAACTATTATTTTTCGGACAACCATGGTTCATCGAAGTACGCCCCGAGTTTCCGAGGTAGGGAACTATCCTACCAACCATTAACCTTTGCATTCTGAGATCAATTTATACAAAAGAAGCCCAATTAAGTCGTATTTTCTCACCAGTTTTAACCATTTTGAAATCAGAATACTCCGTAGAGTTCTAATAGTAATGTCATAACTTGGGTTCATTCTGTAGTACGGAGTACTAACATGTTTCCTACCAACATTCTGGACCCATTTTTCACTAATTGCGTCgtgagataagataagcctGTCACCTTAGAACTCTTTACGCGCCTCGACGCGTCTCCTTCAGTTGACAACGAACAAGTCAACACCACTACAATGTCGCAACCAATACTCTCATTAGCACCCGACGAGAATAAATCCAAAGCTGTGGCGAATCTTTTGCCATGCCGTATACACCATGATGGGCCAATCGACCCGGCATCGACATTTTGGACCCCTACTACTACCGATGGTTTGTGTCCCTGGATACGAATCCCGTTGCCACGAGCGTACTGACAATCTGAAAAGATGGTACGAAACTAGCATACTTTCGAGGTAGAAAACTTCAAGGAAAGGTGGTAAAAATACCAGAACAATGTCGAGGTGTTGTTGTCGAACGAGCTCCCGAAAAGGACCCCAAAAGTGCCAACGAGGACGTGCTAGAGGATCTCGATGCCGACCAAGAGCCAGAACAAATAGGAAGCATGAAAATAACTGCAGAGTTTGATGAGATGGTTGTTTGGGGACATGAGACAGTGGCAGATGCCAGCGCAGACCCTTATGTCCGCAGTATGGGGGAGTGGCTTCAGATGGCCGACCGGGTATGGCTCGATATTGACTGGGCAAGAATCTGTTGCTAACTTCTCCAGATTCACTCGTACTCGCCCCTTGCAGATACGACACAGAAATG
This window encodes:
- a CDS encoding pyridoxal phosphate-dependent transferase, which translates into the protein MTTKPTHASEVPSNPQSGKHQINLIRGWPNPGLLPIDLLSAAAQRNLSDPAIYVPALQYGPDSGYQPLREALATWLSEHYRVERDPNRICISGGASQNVACILQSFTDPNVTQAVWCISPSYHLVFQIFRDNGFEGRLRATPEDEEGVDIEALETKLAEFEKHTPEAKAPVSDAGKYRKHYRHVIYAVPTCSNPSGKTMSLRRREALVRLARKYDALIICDDVYDFLQWRIDSDPSKVSSSLSANEHPEMLLPRLCDIDLAMGRANNDPHGFGHAVSNGSFSKLTGPGMRTGWLEGSPAFAFGLAQTGATKSGGSPSQFSASIMADLVQSGALQERLATTLRPQLQHRHRIMMQAIHKHLEPLNVGIRDAGLVNGSVYGGYFVWLTLEEGISAKLVSEVTMTEENLVVGNGTMFQVPGDEASVYLDNAVRLTFAYVPEKDLVEGVERLSNVLQRIKADPEKYKALASTMADSDIIDANK
- a CDS encoding uncharacterized protein (uncharacterized conserved protein UCP028846), whose translation is MSLRLLASSLLGLSATLASASPDDEQRPLGDYHRICPDYTRYAAYPHRPFSTGPRELPYQRPTTKCRTFQSDAIEKVIEDVTSRMKDPDLARLFENAFPSTTDTTVKFHTKGKEDTGFFRMGSFGGFHDEGAWQGPQSFIITGDIIAEWLRDSTNQLRPYQPLAKKDPAIHTLLLGAINTQAEYVIESPYCNAFQPPPISDLPLSSNGQEDNVHPAYEPQAVFECKYELDSLAHFLALGNDFHDHTGSTDFLTKRWYRAVETLLNVLTEQSKSTFDPKTGEFQRNEYTFSRRTDIGTETLNLKGVGNPLNWGTGLVRSAFRPSDDATILGFFIPANAQMSVELKRASKILTMVGKTTLAQKLETWSTKLREGIMEHGVVKHKKYGDVFAYEVDGYGSSILMDDANYPSLLALPLMGFCEVNDPIYQNTRKMLLEKSGNPYYLEGNAFKGIGGPHIGLRNAWPMSLLIQARTSDNDKEIKECIELVLDSARLGLVHESIDVQHITQYTRSWFAWANGVFASTILDLAKRKPHLIFGEGAAPYEI
- a CDS encoding acyl-CoA N-acyltransferase; its protein translation is MAGGTPSGEPTVGSGEPRLKSLATPETITTGCIAWVEKEGQPRRAEILSIKTTKSGKQFYCNFDNFNKRLDEWVPVIRLDFTREVEWPNPEKDKPKDPKTKKAPAAQSKKTQPSKKSQKRPGKREQSVASEANTPHPWTDFVESQNRQKSASIGPDGESQARASVDGATPAAGDDMDVDEKEAEVKREPAEFSREVEIEKLRTSGSMTQNPTEVSRIRNISKVQFGRFDLYPWYFSPYPEIFSQEDVIFICEFCLSYYGDEKAFTRHRRKCTLQHPPGNELYRNEDISFFEIDGRRQRTWCRNLCLLSKMFLDHKTLYYDVDPFLFYVMTTRTEKGCHLVGYFSKEKESADGYNVACILTMPQYQRKGYGRLLIQFSYELSRIEGKLGSPEKPLSDLGLLSYRQYWSENILELLMGYNEREEKVTIEAISAALAMTTQDVEHTLQALRMQVYHKSDHKIVIPEKLIQQREKTKLKRKRTVDPTKIQWKPPVFTASSRTWGW
- a CDS encoding ribonuclease H-like domain-containing protein; the encoded protein is METLSSNWKKLQAKLKEESASKPSLKRKSETLTTNPPPKKSKVQKSLPKPPRRSAKAAQTTTKKPMGGVHSSKIEESVPGTSTSLALWAEDNDVSAEALAEAYSLGAKDNSMMLASAKDKINHGLTEGIEVGKYIAIDCEMVGVGPGGHESALARVSIVDFHGVQIYDSYVKPKEKVTNWRTAVSGIDQKKMRFAREFEEVQADVDKLLQGRILIGHDLKHDLEALILSHPGKDIRDTAKFPGFKKYGNGRKPALRVLAQKILGVEIQGGAHSSIEDARATMLLFRKHKQAFDVDHASRYAPKPASGGQKGTKSKKKRK
- a CDS encoding ribonuclease H2 non-catalytic subunit-domain-containing protein, translated to MSQPILSLAPDENKSKAVANLLPCRIHHDGPIDPASTFWTPTTTDDGTKLAYFRGRKLQGKVVKIPEQCRGVVVERAPEKDPKSANEDVLEDLDADQEPEQIGSMKITAEFDEMVVWGHETVADASADPYVRSMGEWLQMADRIHSYSPLADTTQK